The Hyperolius riggenbachi isolate aHypRig1 chromosome 3, aHypRig1.pri, whole genome shotgun sequence genome window below encodes:
- the LOC137562397 gene encoding protocadherin gamma-B1-like yields MDAMGSQAYKGIRWQVIFPFLLSCLYHSVSTQIHYSIVEEMRKDSIVANIAKDLGIEIKQLLSRKLRIVSRVSEKYFYVNLDNGNLYVKDRIDRETLCLAAATCLLTFDAVVENPLVIVSVIIDIQDINDNSPVFYHEVVTIQMTESTSPGSRVALLNAEDPDLGINSVQTYKLSDNKHFILSETIKPGGSKFLELVLEKPLDRESQNVHEFSLTASDGGSPVGSGTALIKIIVTDANDNFPVFTQEVYKISVSENMPVNTTIVTVNATDKDEGVYAQINYSFSKTAGNVHHTGSFSILPKTGAIKINKKLDFELAMNYELSVQAQDGGGYFTHCTVLIEVIDENDNVPEISITSLFSPVLEDSQPGTVIALIEVGDQDSGENAYVDCKLQDQLLFNLVLSTDRYYRIVTTSDLDRETTSSYNITIIATDRGSPPLSSRKTIRLDILDVNDNPPDFTKSSYVVYVTENNLPGALIHRIQASDTDAGDNAKIGYSISTMNAEDLPVSSYFSINIETGALYAQKSFDYEKNKGFLVQITARDRGSPSLTGNATLLIHIVDQNDNAPEILFPSSGNSGQDAFEMVPITAEPGSLITKVVAVDADSGHNAWLSYHFIHVSEPSHFTINDQTGEIRTSRIFQEKDMLRQKAVVMVRDNGVPALSATVTLSLIVADNFQQVVPKLSNPLTDEEPQTNLQLYLVIALALISLLFIITVMLVIISKCKESKPLPNFGTLNTSLYPAGDPRLMSMYSDGTLPFPYSYNVCVAMDPSGSDFGLLTSNQNVPVDNLIDTDDSGLGNESIQATVVPQHGIDTLEEVKPIAIRNPDFYPLATRTQPVEMFQELGERDLVELESASVTSKPNLSRQELQALRTLKGNRDIAIHNADKGEGGCVDSESHRSEVYLTRTAKEILSRTRYQKKATNVHDEFEYNNSRTIDRDILLYLYSSGCLSE; encoded by the exons ATGGATGCAATGGGATCACAGGCATACAAAGGCATCAGATGGCAAGTAATATTTCCATTCCTATTGTCCTGCTTGTATCATTCAGTCTCTACCCAGATTCATTATTCCATTGTAGAAGAAATGAGAAAAGACTCTATTGTAGCAAATATTGCAAAAGATCTTGGAATAGAAATTAAACAGCTCTTGTCTAGAAAACTCAGGATTGTATCACGTGTGTCAGAGAAATATTTTTATGTGAATCTGGATAATGGAAATCTGTATGTGAAAGACAGgatagacagagagacactgtgtTTGGCAGCAGCTACCTGCTTGCTAACCTTTGATGCTGTAGTTGAAAATCCCTTAGTTATTGTTAGTGTCATTATAGACATTCAGGATATTAATGACAATTCTCCAGTATTTTATCATGAAGTGGTAACAATTCAAATGACAGAATCTACATCACCAGGATCTAGGGTGGCTTTACTAAATGCAGAAGATCCAGATCTTGGTATCAATTCAGTGCAGACATACAAGCTCAGTGACAATAAACATTTTATACTGAGTGAAACAATCAAGCCAGGTGGGAGCAAATTCCTTGAACTCGTACTAGAAAAACCACTAGATAGAGAATCTCAGAATGTGCATGAATTTTCACTAACAGCTTCTGATGGAGGAAGCCCTGTGGGATCTGGAACTGCACTAATAAAGATTATAGTCACTGATGCAAATGATAATTTTCCAGTGTTTACACAAGAAGTATATAAAATCAGTGTAAGTGAAAACATGCCAGTTAATACTACCATTGTTACTGTGAATGCTACTGACAAGGATGAAGGTGTATATGCCCAAATAAACTATTCCTTCAGCAAGACGGCAGGAAATGTgcaccacactggttctttcagCATTCTTCCAAAAACTGGTGCAATCAAGATAAATAAAAAGTTAGATTTTGAACTTGCAATGAACTATGAGCTATCAGTACAAGCACAAGATGGAGGTGGTTATTTCACACATTGCACAGTACTGATAGAAGTCATAGATGAGAATGATAATGTCCCTGAGATATCCATCACCTCACTGTTTTCTCCAGTTCTGGAGGACTCACAACCTGGAACAGTTATTGCTCTAATTGAAGTTGGAGATCAAGATTCTGGGGAAAATGCATATGTTGACTGCAAACTACAGGACCAACTATTATTCAACTTAGTATTGTCAACTGACCGTTACTATAGAATTGTTACAACAAGTGATCTGGATAGAGAAACAACTTCAAGTTATAATATCACAATCATAGCCACTGACAGAGGATCTCCTCCACTTTCCAGCAGGAAAACCATCAGACTGGATATATTAGATGTTAATGACAACCCACCAGATTTTACAAAATCTTCTTATGTTGTTTATGTGACAGAAAACAATTTACCAGGTGCCTTGATACATAGGATACAAGCTTCAGATACTGATGCTGGGGACAATgctaaaattggctattcaatATCCACCATGAATGCAGAAGACCTCCCAGTGTCCTCTTATTTTTCCATAAATATAGAGACTGGAGCTCTTTATGCTCAAAAGTCATTTGATTATGAGAAAAATAAGGGATTTCTAGTACAAATAACTGCTAGGGACAGAGGATCGCCATCTCTAACTGGAAATGCTACCTTACTTATCCATATAGTGGATCAAAATGACAATGCTCCAGAAATCCTATTCCCATCATCAGGAAATTCTGGACAGGATGCATTTGAGATGGTTCCTATTACAGCAGAACCAGGTTCTTTAATCACAAAGGTGGTTGCAGTGGACGCAGACTCTGGACATAATGCTTGGCTCTCCTATCATTTCATACACGTGTCGGAACCATCTCACTTTACTATTAATGATCAGACAGGAGAAATCCGGACATCCCGAATCTTTCAAGAAAAAGATATGTTGAGGCAAAAGGCTGTGGTGATGGTGAGAGATAATGGGGTTCCAGCTCTCTCAGCTACTGTCACTTTAAGCCTCATTGTTGCAGATAACTTCCAGCAAGTAGTGCCTAAACTGAGTAATCCACTGACAGATGAAGAACCTCAGACAAACTTGCAGCTGTACTTGGTAATTGCTTTAGCACTAATTTCTTTGCTGTTTATTATAACTGTGATGCTGGTTATCATATCAAAATGCAAGGAGTCAAAACCATTACCAAACTTTGGAACTTTAAATACAAGTCTGTATCCTGCAGGAGATCCCAGACTAATGTCTATGTATAGTGATGGGACATTACCCTTTCCCTACTCATACAATGTATGTGTGGCTATGGACCCATCAGGAAGTGATTTTGGACTCCTAACATCAAATCAAAATGTCCCGGTGGATAATCTTATAGATACAGATGATTCAGGACTTGGTAATGAAAGTATTCAAGCTACTGTTGTCCCTCAG CACGGGATTGATACACTTGAGGAGGTTAAGCCGattgctatccggaatccggattttTATCCTTTGGCCACTAGAACTCAACCAGTGGAAATGTTCCAAGAACTAGGTGAACGAGATCTGGTTGAACTTGAAAGTGCCTCTGTTACATCAAAGCCCAATTTATCTCGCCAGGAGCTACAGGCCCTCCGTACTTTAAAGGGCAATAGAGATATAGCTATCCATAATGCGGATAAAGGGGAAGGGGGCTGTGTGGATAGCGAGAGTCATAGATCTGAG GTGTACCTTACAAGGACAGCTAAAGAGATACTGAGCCGCACAAGATATCAAAAGAAGGCAACTAATGTTCATGATGAATTTGAATATAATAATTCAAGGACAATAGACAGAGACATATTACTTTACCTGTATtctagtggatgtctgtctgagtAA
- the LOC137562398 gene encoding uncharacterized protein encodes MDKTRLHLQKYKGIQWQVSFYFLCAFLCHSVSGQIHYSIVEEMRKDSIVANIAKHLGLDIKQLPSRKLQIVSDVSQKYFYVDLNNGNLYVKDRIDRETLCGAAATCFLTFDVLAENPFNVFQVNIEIKDINDNSPVFFQGSITLQILESALIGSHFALRNAEDPDIGVHSVQTYMLSESPHFILNEKISSDGSKSPELMLKESLDREIQNNLELILTALDGGDPIRTGTAVISIILKDANDNYPIFNQEIYKVTIKENIAINSTVIIVQATDKDEGSNAQITYSFTKTSGNVPHIGTFSIHPVEGVIQLTKLLDFEITKNYELSIQAMDGGGLVAHAKVLIEVDDQNDNAPDILITSLSTPIAEDSPTGTAVALIRVRDRDSGENGDIDCHIIEPVPFHLVLLSDRYYRIVTTSSMDREKVALYNITILATDKGSPPLSSKRIINLEISDVNDNPPVFTKLNYVTYIPENNLPGVLICNVKADDRDAGENAKITYSIFNINKEDILLSSYLSINVETGALYAQRSFDYENQKEFQIQITARDHGSPSLNSSSTLIIHIVDKNDNAPKILYPSPEGTGSTVFEIVPFSSEQGSLITKVVAVDADSGHNSWLSYQFIHIAEISYFSMDEFTGEIRTARVFQEKDVLNHKVVVMVRDNGQPPLSSTVTLNLAIADNVQQAVPKLINHVSEEDQSSNLQLYLIVALALISMLFIITIMLVIISKCKDSKSRPVFSHLSSSLYPQVDPRIISQYTDGTLTLPYNFCVALDSAENDFTFITPNGNIPVANLMDADDSGLGVENVTAPLAVNNQIEQWLDIVLVKGSASDTGDQGSNLSSSCSVSQHLFISGQIHYSIVEEMKKDSVIANIAKDLGLDIKQLPSRKLQIVSDVSQKYFYVDLNNGNLYVKDRIDRETLCGAAATCTLTFDVLAENPLNVFKVNVEIQDINDNSPVFFQGSITLQILESALIGSHFALKNAEDPDIGVNSVQTYKLSENPHFILNEKISSDGSKSPELMLKESLDREIQNNLELILTALDGGDPIRTGTAVISIILKDANDNYPVFNQEIYKVTIKENIAINSTVIIVQATDKDEGSNAQITYSFTKTSGNVPHIGTFSVHPVEGVIKVTKLLDFEVTKNYELSIQAMDGGGLVAHAKVLIEVQDQNDNAPDIFITSLFSPVAEDSSTGTAVALIRVRDRDSGENGDIDCQIIEVVPFHLVLLSDSYYRIVTTSSMDREKVALYNITILATDKGSPPLSSKRIINLEISDVNDNPPVFTKLNYVTYIHENNLPGALICIVKADDPDAGENAKITYSIFSINKEDIMLSSYLSINMETGALYAQRSFDYENQKEFQIQVTARDHGSPSLNSSSTLIIHIVDKNDNAPKILYPSPEGTGSTVFEIVPFSSEQGSLITKVVAVDADSGHNSWLSYQFIHIAEISYFSMDEFTGEIRTARVFQEKDILNHKVVVMVRDNGQPPLSSTVTLNLAIADNVQQAVPKLINHVGEEDQSSNLQLYLIVALALISMLFIITIMLVIISKCKDSKSLPVFSHLSSSLYPQVDPRIISQYTDGTLTLPYNFCVALDSAENDFTFITPNENIPVANLMDADDSGLGVENVTAPLAVNNQIELHE; translated from the exons ATGGATAAAACAAGGCTTCACCTTCAGAAATACAAAGGAATCCAGTGGCAAGTATCATTTTATTTCCTATGTGCCTTCTTATGTCATTCAGTCTCTGGCCAGATCCATTACTCCATTGTAGAAGAAATGAGGAAAGACTCTATTGTAGCAAATATTGCCAAACATCTGGGATTAGACATTAAACAACTCCCTTCCAGAAAGCTGCAAATTGTATCTGATGTTTCTCAGAAATATTTTTATGTGGATTTAAATAATGGCAATCTGTATGTGAAGGACAGgatagacagagagacactgtgtGGGGCTGCAGCTACCTGCTTCCTGACATTTGATGTGTTAGCTGAAAATCCCTTCAATGTTTTTCAggttaatattgaaattaaggaTATAAATGATAATTCTCCAGTATTTTTTCAAGGTAGCATCACATTGCAGATTTTGGAATCTGCTTTAATAGGGTCACATTTTGCTTTGAGAAATGCAGAGGATCCAGACATTGGAGTACATTCTGTACAGACATATATGCTTAGTGAAAGTCCACATTTTATACTCAATGAAAAGATCAGCAGTGATGGGAGTAAATCACCAGAGCTCATGTTAAAGGAGTCTTTAGATCGAGAAATTCAAAACAATCTTGAATTAATCTTAACAGCTTTAGATGGTGGTGATCCTATAAGAACTGGGACAGCTGTCATATCAATAATCTTAAAAGATGCCAATGACAATTATCCTATATTTAACCAAGAAATTTATAAAGTTACAATAAAGGAAAATATAGCCATTAACTCTACAGTGATTATTGTTCAAGCAACTGATAAAGATGAAGGCAGTAATGCACAGATAACGTATTCTTTTACCAAGACCTCTGGGAATGTTCCTCATATAGGTACCTTCAGTATACACCCTGTAGAAGGTGTTATACAATTAACAAAACTTTTGGACTTTGAAATAACAAAAAATTATGAGCTCTCTATACAAGCTATGGATGGAGGAGGCCTTGTTGCCCATGCCAAGGTATTGATAGAAGTTGACGATCAGAATGATAATGCACCTGATATATTAATTACTTCACTGTCTACACCTATTGCTGAGGATTCCCCCACTGGGACAGCAGTAGCATTGATTAGAGTGCGGGACagagactcgggagaaaatggagACATTGATTGCCATATTATTGAACCAGTTCCTTTTCATTTAGTGTTGTTATCTGATAGATACTATAGGATAGTAACTACAAGCAGTATGGACAGAGAAAAAGTGGCACTTTATAACATTACAATATTAGCGACCGACAAAGGATCTCCCCCACTTTCCAGTAAAAGGATAATAAATCTGGAGATATCAGATGTAAATGACAATCCACCAGTTTTCACAAAGTTGAACTATGTTACTTATATACCTGAGAACAATTTACCAGGAGTCTTAATATGCAATGTAAAAGCTGACGATCGTGATGCTGGAGAAAATGCTAAAATAACATACTCAATTTTCAATATTAATAAAGAAGATATTCTTTTGTCCTCTTATCTGTCCATTAATGTGGAGACAGGAGCTCTCTATGCTCAGAGATCATTTGATTATGAAAATCAAAAGGAATTTCAAATACAAATAACTGCAAGAGACCATGGATCGCCATCCCTGAACAGCAGCTCTACATTGATTATCCACATAGTCGACAAGAATGATAATGCACCAAAAATCCTATACCCATCTCCAGAAGGAACAGGTTCTACTGTGTTTGAAATTGTTCCATTTTCTTCTGAACAAGGTTCTTTAATAACAAAAGTAGTTGCAGTGGATGCCGACTCTGGACATAACTCTTGGCTGTCTTACCAATTCATACATATTGCAGAGATATCTTACTTTAGTATGGATGAGTTCACTGGGGAAATCAGGACAGCACGTGTATTTCAAGAGAAGGACGTATTGAACCATAAAGTTGTTGTTATGGTAAGAGATAATGGACAACCACCTCTCTCATCTACTGTTACCTTGAATCTTGCTATTGCTGACAATGTGCAGCAAGCAGTTCCGAAACTTATAAATCATGTCAGTGAAGAGGatcagtcatcaaatttgcagctcTATCTAATTGTCGCCTTAGCACTCATTTCTATGCTATTTATTATAACCATCATGTTAGTCATCATCTCAAAATGCAAGGACTCTAAATCACGTCCAGTTTTTAGTCATTTAAGTTCTAGCTTGTATCCTCAAGTAGATCCCAGAATAATTTCCCAGTATACAGATGGAACACTTACTCTCCCTTATAACTTTTGTGTGGCATTAGACTCAGCTGAAAATGATTTTACATTTATAACACCCAATGGAAATATTCCAGTCGCCAATCTTATGGATGCTGATGACTCAGGACTTGGAGTTGAAAATGTGACTGCACCTTTGGCAGTGAATAATCAAATAGAG cagtggctggatattgtactggtcaagggatctgcctctgacacaggagaccagggttcaaatctcagctcttcttgttcagtaagccagcacctattca TCTCTGGCCAGATCCATTATTCTATTGTAGAAGAAATGAAAAAAGACTCTGTTATAGCAAATATTGCCAAAGATCTGGGGTTAGACATTAAACAGCTCCCTTCTAGAAAGCTGCAGATTGTATCTGATGTCTCCCAGAAATACTTTTATGTGGATTTAAACAATGGAAATCTGTATGTGAAGGACAGgatagacagagagacactgtgtGGGGCTGCAGCTACATGCACCCTCACCTTTGATGTGTTAGCTGAAAATCCCTTAAATGTTTTTAAGGTTAATGTTGAAATTCAAGATATAAATGATAATTCTCCAGTATTTTTTCAAGGTAGCATCACATTGCAGATTTTGGAATCTGCTTTAATAGGGTCACATTTTGCTTTGAAGAATGCAGAGGATCCAGACATTGGAGTAAATTCTGTACAGACATATAAGCTGAGTGAAAATCCACATTTTATACTCAATGAAAAGATCAGCAGTGATGGGAGTAAGTCACCAGAGCTCATGTTAAAGGAATCTTTAGATCGAGAAATTCAAAACAATCTTGAATTAATCTTAACAGCTTTAGATGGTGGTGATCCTATAAGAACTGGGACAGCTGTCATATCAATAATCTTAAAAGATGCCAATGATAATTATCCTGTATTTAACCAAGAAATTTATAAAGTTACAATAAAGGAAAATATAGCAATTAACTCTACAGTGATTATTGTTCAAGCAACTGATAAAGATGAAGGCAGCAATGCACAGATCACTTATTCTTTTACCAAGACCTCTGGGAATGTTCCTCATATAGGTACATTTAGTGTTCACCCTGTAGAAGGTGTTATTAAAGTAACAAAACTGTTGGACTTTGAAGTAACGAAAAATTATGAGCTCTCTATACAAGCTATGGATGGAGGAGGCCTTGTTGCCCATGCCAAGGTATTGATAGAAGTTCAAGATCAGAATGATAATGCTCCCGATATATTCATCACATCACTGTTTtcacctgttgctgaggattcctccACTGGGACAGCAGTAGCATTGATTAGAGTCCGAGACagagactcgggagaaaatggagACATTGATTGCCAAATTATTGAAGTAGTTCCTTTTCATTTGGTGTTGTTATCTGACAGTTACTACAGGATAGTAACTACAAGTAGCATGGACAGAGAGAAAGTGGCATTATATAACATCACGATATTAGCAACCGACAAAGGATCTCCCCCACTTTCCAGTAAAAGGATAATAAATCTGGAGATATCAGATGTAAATGACAATCCACCGGTTTTCACAAAGTTGAACTATGTTACTTATATACATGAGAACAATTTACCAGGAGCCTTAATATGCATTGTAAAAGCTGACGACCCTGATGCTGGAGAAAATGCTAAAATAACATACTCAATTTTCAGTATCAATAAAGAAGATATTATGTTGTCCTCTTATCTGTCCATAAATATGGAGACAGGAGCTCTATATGCTCAGAGATCATTTGATTATGAAAATCAAAAAGAATTTCAGATACAAGTAACTGCTAGAGACCATGGATCGCCATCCCTGAACAGCAGCTCTACATTGATTATCCACATAGTCGACAAGAATGATAATGCACCAAAAATCCTATACCCATCTCCAGAAGGAACAGGTTCTACTGTGTTTGAAATTGTTCCATTTTCTTCTGAACAAGGTTCTTTAATAACAAAAGTAGTTGCAGTGGATGCCGACTCTGGACATAACTCTTGGCTGTCTTACCAATTCATACATATTGCAGAGATATCTTACTTTAGTATGGATGAGTTCACTGGGGAAATCAGGACAGCACGTGTATTTCAAGAGAAGGACATACTGAACCATAAAGTTGTTGTTATGGTAAGAGATAATGGACAACCACCTCTCTCATCTACTGTTACCTTGAATCTTGCTATTGCTGACAATGTGCAGCAAGCAGTTCCGAAACTTATAAATCATGTAGGTGAAGAGGatcagtcatcaaatttgcagctcTATCTAATTGTCGCCTTAGCACTCATTTCTATGCTATTTATTATAACCATCATGTTAGTCATCATCTCAAAATGCAAGGACTCTAAATCACTTCCAGTTTTTAGTCATTTAAGTTCTAGCTTGTATCCTCAAGTAGATCCCAGAATAATTTCCCAGTATACAGATGGAACACTTACTCTCCCTTATAACTTTTGTGTGGCATTAGACTCAGCTGAAAATGATTTTACATTTATAACACCCAATGAAAATATTCCAGTCGCCAATCTTATGGATGCTGATGACTCAGGACTTGGAGTTGAAAATGTGACTGCACCTTTGGCAGTGAATAATCAAATAGAG CTTCATGAGTAG